In one window of Pieris brassicae chromosome 10, ilPieBrab1.1, whole genome shotgun sequence DNA:
- the LOC123715382 gene encoding mucin-17-like isoform X1 → MSDNSGVENDFRKADVSKKRNSIKKKVQNFSSEHDDAALVPLLQTNKDKPERNAPSAKFTLPKTKTDSLSEKDIQSVDVEKGSLSKPLYDNAIVVCNPAVVQNHMNTNVFGDMITSEVPKSSVLIEISEKKSTGFGTPLIFTTAKIHTDSKTKTAEPLHVTPVPILSTIEGNLVKSEVTYEKTNILPGKNEPTGKAFEKGKDVHSQIINKDDASGINQSKSSSNKFADQVKTSVAQPSQSNIATKSDTTKVSTVTTNRTDTTENSNVNSTVLSNKSKPDSTSSMKKLQRQKHTEETNISQNDLVIKKDSDMVKIDIKTNGTTRSDVKRFSAIHSVKSPSEQKKSIPTVKSITNTEGKEMEKLPMASKEDVTTNTEKPLTQKITTTVAKEIPKSPFVSSITSTVKPTLAQKTITSSPESKEATKSFAMSSKGETASSVATFENTSTQKSITSTNTGTELKMSSKVEASSFATQPGVTLTHKTITPIDTGAKGKDAKSFVSPKVEATTITTKPSTSSQKTTPTASEPKDKTLMSSKIDAASIVKPATASPTINTIKTEVKDATKIPVSSKHEVPTVKTGSSSTERAITTLKQEPKTSVKPISTQKMATTSTEAKSAIPTAKPEVIKPAQKTLQITTEPKVASTKIPSKSEVLSSVYKPTMAQKTTPGNTGTQDKETTKSLAMSSKLDTASIATKPGATSTQKAPSNTATEATKSPISKHEIVKPTQKVPTKGKELPTSIKTPKTLAKSDKLKSPTQMPSQSQVPGANKPRTASEVAGNAKTKVPSYIVATSKTKIGTPNKLEDSSAATTSVRQDSKDGKSDTKNAPKS, encoded by the coding sequence ATGTCAGACAACAGCGGAGTGGAGAATGATTTCAGAAAGGCTGATGTCTCTAAAAAACGAAATTCAATTAAGAAAAAAGTTCAGAACTTTAGCAGCGAACATGATGACGCGGCCCTCGTCCCATTACTCCAAACGAACAAAGATAAACCTGAACGTAATGCCCCAAGTGCCAAGTTCACATTGCCAAAAACAAAGACTGATTCATTAAGTGAAAAGGATATTCAAAGTGTTGATGTAGAAAAAGGGAGTTTATCGAAACCCTTATATGATAATGCAATTGTCGTTTGTAACCCTGCAGTGGTTCAGAATCATATGAACACAAACGTGTTTGGTGATATGATTACGTCAGAAGTGCCAAAGTCCTCGGTCCTTATTGAAATAAGCGAAAAGAAATCGACTGGTTTCGGTACACCGTTAATTTTCACCACGGCAAAGATACACACAGATAGTAAAACGAAGACAGCAGAGCCGTTGCACGTTACGCCAGTGCCGATTCTGTCTACGATCGAAGGGAATCTAGTAAAATCGGAAGTTACATAcgaaaaaactaatatattgCCCGGGAAAAATGAACCCACAGGCAAAGCATTTGAAAAGGGCAAAGATGTCCATtctcaaattattaataaagatgaTGCAAGTGGAATAAATCAATCTAAATCGTCATCAAATAAGTTCGCGGATCAAGTTAAGACGTCTGTCGCGCAACCATCTCAATCAAATATAGCAACTAAATCTGATACAACAAAAGTTAGTACTGTCACTACAAATAGGACAGATACTACAGAAAACTCAAATGTAAATAGCACAGTCTTGTCCAACAAATCAAAACCTGATAGCACGAGCAGTATGAAAAAATTACAACGCCAAAAACATACAGAGGAAACAAATATATCGCAAAATGACTTGGTTATTAAAAAAGACTCTGATATGgttaaaatagatataaaaacgAATGGAACAACACGAAGCGATGTTAAAAGATTTTCAGCCATTCACTCTGTCAAAAGCCCGTCAGAACAAAAAAAGTCTATTCCAACGGTTAAGTCAATCACAAATACGGAAGGAAAAGAAATGGAGAAGTTACCTATGGCTTCGAAAGAAGATGTCAcaacaaatacagaaaaacCGTTAACGCAAAAAATAACCACTACAGTTGCAAAGGAAATACCTAAATCTCCCTTTGTCAGTTCCATTACATCCACAGTAAAACCTACGTTGGCgcaaaaaacaattacttcAAGCCCAGAAAGTAAAGAAGCGACTAAATCTTTTGCTATGTCTTCAAAAGGTGAAACTGCATCATCAGTTGCAACATTTGAAAATACATCAACGCAAAAATCAATAACTAGTACTAATACGGGTACAGAACTAAAAATGTCTTCCAAAGTGGAGGCGTCTTCATTCGCAACACAACCTGGCGTTACGTTAACCCACAAAACAATTACTCCAATTGACACGGGCGCAAAAGGCAAAGATGCTAAATCGTTTGTGTCTCCAAAAGTTGAGGCAACAACTATTACAACAAAACCTAGTACATCATCACAAAAAACAACTCCTACGGCTTCAGAACCGAAAGATAAAACCCTTATGTCTTCTAAAATTGATGCAGCATCTATTGTAAAACCAGCAACCGCGTCACCAACtatcaatacaataaaaacagaaGTAAAAGATGCTACAAAAATACCTGTCAGTTCAAAACATGAAGTGCCAACAGTAAAAACTGGAAGCTCGTCAACTGAAAGGGCAATTACCACTTTAAAACAGGAGCCGAAGACATCTGTGAAACCCATATCTACGCAAAAAATGGCTACCACCAGTACAGAAGCTAAATCAGCAATTCCTACGGCAAAACCAGAAGTTATAAAACCAGCTCAAAAAACATTACAGATCACAACAGAACCAAAAGTAGCTTCGACTAAAATACCATCAAAATCAGAGGTTTTATCGTCTGTATATAAACCTACGATGGCGCAGAAAACCACTCCTGGTAACACTGGCACTCAAGATAAAGAAACGACTAAATCTCTTGCTATGTCTTCAAAACTTGATACCGCATCTATCGCAACAAAACCTGGAGCTACGTCCACGCAAAAAGCACCATCAAATACAGCGACGGAAGCAACTAAATCGCCAATATCAAAACATGAAATTGTGAAACCCACTCAAAAAGTACCAACCAAAGGAAAGGAATTGCCAACATCGATAAAAACACCCAAAACTTTAGCAAAATCTGACAAATTAAAATCCCCAACTCAAATGCCATCTCAGAGTCAAGTACCAGGAGCGAATAAACCAAGAACAGCTAGTGAAGTTGCAGGTAATGCAAAGACTAAAGTACCTTCATACATTGTAGCAACGTCGAAAACCAAAATAGGTACTCCAAATAAACTTGAAGACTCCAGTGCAGCAACTACTTCAGTAAGACAAGATTCAAAAGACGGTAAGTCGGATACAAAGAATGCAccaaaatcataa